The genomic stretch CCTTTTCTAAGCCCGGAGGGCGCCGCTGGGCCAGGGCCAGGTCAGCGCCATTTACAGTGAATACCAGGAATGCCACGTCTGCCGGTCCACCACTCATTACCCACGCACCCCCCTTCACTGGATTCCCTCTCCCAAAGGCGTTATGCAGGTCTTGGGGTCACAGAGTCCACAATAGGGCACAGTCTCACACACGTTCAAGCCTCCCAAGAGCGCAGTCTCACCCTCACCCCTCCATCCTGTACCGCTTAAAGGTCTAGCCTTGGAATCccatcctcaccccaccccttgTTCTGCTGTTATTAAAGCTCTTCCCCAGACCTCAATCTCACCCGTAGACTATGGGTCCCCGCCTTACCTCTACGTATTACCCTCTAGCCACACCCCTCTCAGATCTTTGGCCCCTCCTCTGTGGCCTGAGCTCGATCCACGAGAGCCGTCGAATCCCGCGCCAAACCCGTAGCCCCGCCCCCGgacggccccgcccccagagagggccccgcccccgaggaCACCGCCCCCGAGGACACCGCCCCCCGAGGGCACAGCCCCCGCCCCGTCAGGCCCGCCTCTCACAACTCGGGTTCCCTCCggcctccctgccccgcccctcgTCTACgaccccgcccctcgccccgccccttcGACAGCGGCCCCGGGCCTCCCGCCCGCCCAAGAGCGGACGGAACCGTTGAGCCCAGCAGCGGGTCCGAGAGAGCGGGCGGCCCTCGCGCTTCCTTCAAGGGAAGATGCCGGGGTGGGTGGGCCCACGGGGCCGGCCCGGGCCGCGCTCAGGAACGTGCACCTGGAGGACCCGTTTAAGAGCCGTCTTTAAGCGCGATGCCGGGCTGTGGGCGAGGTCGGGCCCCAGCGCCCCATGGCGACCCCTCGCTGCCCTCCGCAGGAGCTGAGGCGGGCGGAGTTGGTGGAGATCATCGTGGAGACCGAGGCGCAGACCGGGGTCAGCGGCATCAACGTCGCAGGCGGCGGCAAGGAGGGAATCTTTGTCCGCGAGCTTCGGGAGGACTCGCCCGCGGCCAGGAGCCTCAGCCTGCAGGAAGGTGGGCGGGGCGGGAGCCTGGGGCCCGGCATTTCTCAGGGGGCGGGAtcggcggggcgcggggtcccGGGCGTGGCCGGCCTCCGGAAGGCGGGGGGAATGGTTGGGGGCGGAGCTTTTCATGTGGGGCTTGCAGTGGCTCAGAGCCGGCTGCGTCGATTTGACTCTCAGATCTGCAGTTGACTAGCTTGTGGTCTtcttctgtgccttggtttttttttcatcttgcaaaggGGAATAACTCTAGTACTCACCTCGTAGGGTTGTTACGTGAGTTAAATGAGTCAGTATTTGAAAACACTTAGCGCATAGCTAAGTGGCACACGGTAAGCAccagttattatttttgttgctggGGCGGGAGAAAAGAGGTGGAGTTAACACAACTTGGAGGAGGTGTGGAGGGGAGCCTTAGTAAGTCAGGGATATTTTAGGCGACAGGCATGAGGCCGATGTGATTTATTCATGCAACAACTATGTACTAAGTGCCTTCTATTTCCAGATGTTATTCTAGGTGCTTGGGCTActgcagtgaacaaaacagaccacACTCTGCACTTACGGAGCTTAACTTCTAGTAGGGAGAGACATATTTcaggaaaatatgtaaaatacatagtaAGTTAGAAGGCAATGTGTGCTATGGGTGCCAACAGGacagttgtatttttaaatagggtGAGCCAGGAATGAAGGGAAAGCCTGGTGGAGGACAGGGACTGAGCTATGTGGCCATCTGGAAGAGCATTCCCTGCAGAGAGAACAGCCAGTGCAAATGTCCCAAAGTTGGGGTGTGCCTCCCTTGATGGAGGAAGAGCAAGGAAGCCAGTGTAGATGCAGTAGAGctagagaaaaaaggagagcaaGAGATGAGGCCAGAGAGGTCAGGACAGGACAGTTTTCAGAGGGTGTTATAGGCCATAGTGAGGATTTTGACTTTTAATCTGGGAGGGTTGTGAGTGGAGGACGACTGAATTGTCTGTGTTGACCAGCATGCTGTATTAGCAGTAGAAAgaagggggcagggtggggagcagggagaccaacaaAGAGGCTACTttgggggggcctggctggctcagtcagtagagcatgaggctcttgatctcagggttgtttgagtcccacgttgggtgtagagaccatcttatctttttaaaagattttatttatttgagagagagagaatgagccagtgggagggacagaggaagaagaagaagcaggctacccactgagcaagaagcccaacttggaactcgatcccaggacccgggatcataacctgagtcaaaggcagttgctgaaccgactgagccactcaggtgccctgagattactttaaacacacacacacacacacacacacacacacacacaaagaggctaCTCTGATTATCCAGGCAGGAGATGGTAATACTTAGGACCAAAACACTGTTAATGGACATGAAGAGAAAGGTTTAAATTCTGTATACATTTTGAAGGAGGCAGCTTCGGGACTGGATATGGGGTGTGATGAAAAGAGAAGGGTCAGGATGTGTTCAGGGATTCTTGACCTGAGGATGGAGTTGGTAATTCCACAAATGGACCACACTGGGGCTGGAGCTTGTTTGGAGTGAGACCAAGAGTGGTCTCTAAGGTGAAGAGGTGGAGGGGTAAATGGATATATGAGTCTAGGATGGTGGGGAGAGAGCTGGGCTGACACTTGGAAGTTGTCAGCCCTTTATGGTCTTTAAACTCCTAATCTGGGggtacttgggtgactcagtggttgagcatctgccttcggctcccacagggagcctgcttctccctctgcctgttctctgtctctctgtatctctcgtgaataaataaataaaatctaaaaacaaaacctccTAATCTGGATGAGCTTCCTCTGGGGGTTAGTGTAGTATGTAGATGGAGATGAGAAGAGGTCCAGGGCCTGAGCCCTGGGACAGTGTGTTGTTAAGAGATCCAGGAGATAAGGAGGAACCATCCCAGGAGGCTGAGAAGAAACCTCCAGGGAGGTCCTTAGAGAGTGTGTGGCACCCTGGAGGCCAAGTCAGACAAGTGGATAAAGGAGAGGGAGTGACGTTAGGTTGAAGGCTGTGAGGTCCACTCAGATGAAGTCTGAGACTTGAACATTGGACTTAGCTACACAGAGGTATGGAACCTTGACAGGAGCAGTTCAAGGTTCTGGGAGGGGGTGTCAGAAGTGTAATTGGAGAAGTGGAAGTAATGCAGCTAGGCAACTCAGTGCATTTACCCTTAAGTGAACAGATCAATGGAGCAGGAGCTCCAGGCGTGAGGTCAAGACAACCTTTCCTATGGGACAAATAATGGTGTGTTGTATGCTGCTGGGAATAGCATAGAAGAGAGGGACAAATTGGTGATGTGGGGAGCGAGGGGAGCACTGCTGGAGGATGTCCCCGGGAAGGCGGTGGAAAGGCTGGCTGAGGTAGAAGTGGGGAGAGTTCATCCTCAGGAACAGgtggagaggggatccctgggtggctcagcggtttagcacctgcctccagcccagcgcctgatcctggaaatccaggatcgagtcccatgtcgggctccctgcatggagcctgcttcttcctctgcctgtgtctctgcctctctctgtgtgtctctcatgaataaataaaatcttaaaaaaaaaaaaaaaaaggaacaggtgGAGAGTGGAGTAAATAGCCAGAGGAGCAGGGGCGTGAGTAAGGATGTGGGAGTTTCCGGAAGTTCTTTTCTGATTCTGTCCTCTCAGTACGGGGAAACAAAGTCAGTGTCTTAAAACTTGAGAGCGGGGAAGGGAAGTGGAAAGGCAGTGGGCGTGGCTTGAATGGGCGTGGTCCTgttcggcgggggcggggctaaGGCCACGGGGTGGGGCTTCATTCTAGAGTGTCTGGACTCTCAAGTCGGTGCAGGGGGCGGGGACAGGGGATAGGCGAGGCCAAGGTTTTGGGCTGGGCCTCGCAGAGCTCCTCCAGGGAAGTGGGTGGCACCAGACCTGGATGGAGCCAGGAGATGCCCacgccctgcccacccccacctcgcCTGCAGGGGACCAGCTGCTGAGCGCCCGGGTGTTCTTCGAGAACTTCAAATACGAGGACGCACTACGCCTGCTGCAATGTGCCGAGCCTTACAAGGTCTCCTTCTGCCTGAAGCGCACTGTGCCCACCGGGGACCTGGCGCTGCGGCCTGGGACCGTGGCCGGCTACGAGATCAAGGGCCCACGGGCCAAGGTGGCCAAGCTGGTACGCGTGCTTAGCCCGGCCTCGGCTCTGGACGGCCCCAGTGATGCAGTTTCTGCGCCATGAGCCCCACTCCTCCACACCGTGGGCCAGCCTCTGTCTTGTCACTAACCCAACGCTAATCCCACTCTCTGCCTTCTGTTCCGGCCCCTAAATTTCTCCCTGGGGAAGGGGATCCACCCATGTCAGACCTGTCCTTTACCCACTTGGCAGAGGCATTAGCTCTAGGCTTGCCTGTGGTCATGAACCAGGCAACTCCAAACCAGGGAGGCCAGGTTCAAACCTGGGTCCTGCTCACTTACTGCTGAGCGACCCTGGacaaatttctttccctttctggacctcagtttccccatctctagAATGAAGGTACTGGAGGAAAATCCTGGATGAGGACCTAGAAGTCTTGGATCCCAGTTCCTACACCCCTGTTGACTCATTGTCAGATTTTAAATGAACGACTTTGCCTTACGGGGGCAGTAATGGTGAAATGACGGGAAGGAAGGGAGGCTGGTATTTGGGGGACAAGATGCTTCATCCAACACATCCCCAGCCTGGTGCAATACCAGATAGGGTTCCCCCGTCTACCCCGAGCCTCCCACTGTCCCACCGCCTCCCgcatctctcctctctccccagaaCATCCAGAGTCTGTCCCctgtgaagaagaagaagatggtgatgcccggggccctgggggcccCTGCAGACCTGGCCCCTGTTGACGTCGAATTCTCCTTTCCCAAGTTCTCCCGTCTGCGTCGGGGCCTCAAAGCAGAGGCTGCCAAGGGTCCTGTCCCAGCTGCCCCAACCCGCCGGCGCCTCCAGCTGCCTCGGCTGCGCGTCCGGGAAGTGGCGGAAGAGGCCCAGGTGGCCCGGCTGGCCgctgctgctcctcccccaagGAAAGCCAAGGTGGAGGCTGAGGTGGCAGCAGGAGCCCGCTTCACAGCCCCCCAGGTGGAGCTGGTTGGGCCCCGGCTGCCAGGTGCCGAGGTGGGTGTCCCCCAGGTCTCAGCCCCCAAGGGGCTGGGAGAGGTGGCCCTCCACCTGCCAACCCTTGGACTAGGTGCCCCAGCTGCACCTGCTGTGGAGCCCACAGCCGTAGGGATCCAGGTCCCCCAAGTGGAGCTGCCCACCTTGCCCTCGCTACCCACCCTGCCCACGCTCCCCTGCCTGGAAACCCGGGAAGGGGCTGTGGCAGTGACGGTGCCCACCCTGGATGTGGCAGCGCCTACGGTAGGAGTGGACCTGGCCTTGCCGGGTGTGGAGGTGGAGGCCCGAGGAGAGGCACCTGAGGTGGCCCTAAAGATGCCCCGCCTCAGTTTCCCTCGCTTTGGGGCTCGAGCAAAGGAAGTTGCTGAGGCCAAGGTGGCCAAGGACAGCCCCGAGGCCAGGGCAAAGGGGCCTAGACTTCGAATGCCCACCTTCGGGCTTTCTCTGCTGGAGCCCCGACCTGCTGCCGCCGAAGCTGCTGTTGAGAGCAAGCTGAAGCTGCCCACCATCAAGATGCCCTCCTTTGGCATTGGGGTCTCGGCCCCTGAGGTCAAGGTGCCCAAGGGGCCTGAGGTGAAGCTCCCTAAGGCTCCTGAGGTGAAGCTCCCGAAGGTGCCGGAGGCAGCCCTCCCAGATGTGCAACTCCCAGAGGTGGAGCTCCCCAAAGTGTCTGAGATGAAGCTCCCAAAGGTGCCCGAGATGGCCGTGCCCGAGGTGCGGCTCCCAGAAGTACAGCTCCCCAAAGTTCCAGAGATGAAGCTCCCCGAGATGAAGCTCCCAAAGGTACCCGAGATGGCCGTGCCCGAGGTGCGGCTCCCAGAAGTACAGCTCCCCAAAGTTCCAGAGATGAAGCTCCCCGAGATGAAGCTCCCGAAGGTGCCCGAGATGGCCGTGCCCGAGGTGCGGCTCCCAGAAGTACAGCTCCCCAAAGTTCCAGAGATGAAGCTCCCCGAGGTGAAGCTCCCGAAGGTGCCCGAGATGGCTGTGCCTGACGTGCGGCTCCCAGAAGTACAGTTCCCCAAGGTTCCAGAGATGAAGCTCCCCGAGATGAAGCTCCCGAAGGTGCCTGAGATGAAGCTCCCGAAAGTGCCCGAGATGGCCGTGCCCGAGGTGCATCTCCCAGAAGTACAGCTCCCCAAAGTCCCCGAGATGAAGCTCCCCGAGGTGAAGCTCCCGAAGATGCCCGAGATGGCTGTGCCCGAGGTGCGGCTCCCGGAGGTACAGTTGCCAAAGGTCTCAGAGATGAAAGTCCCCGAGATGAAACTCCCCGAGATAAAGCTCCCCAAGGTGCCTGAGATGGCCGTGCCTGATGTCCACCTCCCGGAGGTGCAGCTGCCAAAGGTGTCGGAGATGAGGCTGCCGGAAATGCAGGTGCCAAAGGCCCCAGAGGTGCATCTGCCAAAGGTCCCAGAGGTGAAGCTGCCCAAGGCCCCGGAGGTGCAGCTCAAAGGGGAACAGGCAGAGAGGGTGGAATTTGGCATCAAGCTGCCCAAGATGACCATGCCCAAGCTAGGGAGGGCGGAGTCCCCATCACGAGGCAAGCCGGGTGAGGCAGGGGCTGAGGTCTCTGGGAAGCTGCTCACGCTTCCCTGTCTGCAGCCGGAAGTGGGCCCCGAGGCTCGAGCGGGTGTCCCCTCTCTCACGCTGCCCTCCGTGGAGCTAGACCTGCCAAGGGTCCTCAGTCCGGAGGCGCAGGTCCCAGCGGCCGCCGTGGGCAAGGTGGAGCGGCCAGAGGGCCCTGGGGGAGCCGCGGGGGTCGGGGAGGCGGCCTTTCGGATGCCCTCGGTTGAAATCGCCCCTCCGCAGCTGCCCTcgggggaggtggaggtggaggggcggCTAGAGGAGATGGAGATGAAAGTCAAGCCCTCCTCCAAGTTCTCCCTGCCCAAGTTTGGACTCTCGGGGCCCAAAGTGGCCAAGGCCGAGGCCGAGGCGCCCGGGCGGGCCACCAAGCCGAAGGTGTCCAAGTTCACCATCTCACTCCCCAAGGCCCGAGCGGGGACTGAAGCCGAGGCcaaaggggcaggagaggcagcaggCCTGCTGCCCGCCCTCGATCTGTCCATCCCGCAGCTCGGCCTGGATGCCCATCTGCCCACAAGCAAGGTGGAGGTGGCAGGGGCTGACGTCAAGGTCAAGGGGCCCAGGTTTGCCCTGCCCAAGTTTGGGGTCAGAGGCCGGGACGCTGAGGCGGGAGAACTAGCGCCAGGGGTGGGCGAGTTGGAGGCCAAGGGCTGGGGTTGGGATGGGAAGGTGAAGATGCCTAAGCTGAAGATGCCCTCCTTCGGGCTGGCTCGGGGGAAGGAAGCGGAAGTCCAGGGTGGGCGCGTCAGCCCGGGAGAAAAGCCAGAGCCCACGGCAGGGCCGCTTAAGATCCCCGAGGTGGAGCTGGTCAccctgggggcccaggaggaAGGCAGGGCCGAGGGGGCAGTGGCTGTCGGTGGAGTTCGGCTGTCAGGCCCGCAAGTGTCCACGACCAGACAGGCAGGCGCCGAGGGCCAGGAGGGGGCGCTGAGGATGCCCCTGGGCATCTCCTTGCCCCAGGTGGAGCTGGCCAGCTTCGGGGAGGCCGGCCCAGGCGCCACCCCGGGGCAGCAGGTCAAGGGCGCGGCCCCTTCAGCAGAGGGCACAGCAGGCTACAGggtccaggtgccccaggtgaccttgtctctgcctggagcccaggtggcaggtggggagCTGTTGGTAGGTGAGGGCGTCTTCAAGATGCCCGCCGTGACAGTGCCTCAGCTTGAGTTGGACGTGGGGCTGGGCCGAGAGGCGCAGGTGGGTGAGGCGGCCACAGGTGACGGTGGCTTGAGGCTGAAGATGCCCACACTGGGGGCCAGAGCTGAGGCCGGAGAAGAGGGGCCCGGAGAGCAATCCCCGGGGGCCGAGCGCACCTTCCACCTCTCCCTGCCGGATGTGGAGCTCTCACCGCCCGCCGTGGGCAGCCACGCTGAGTACCAGGTGGCAGAGGGCGACGGGGAGGCGGGACACAAGCTCAAGGTGAGGCTGCCCCGGTTTGGCCTGGCTCGGGCCAAGGAGGGCATTGAGGAGGGTGAGAAGACCAAGAGCCCCAAACTCAGGCTGCCCCGAGTGGGCTTCAGCCAGAGCGAGGCGGTCACTGGGGAAGGCTCCCCCAGCCccgaggaggacgaggaggagggtggcggggagggggcctCTGGGCGCCGAGGCAGAGTCCGAGTCCGCTTGCCCCGCGTGGGCCTGGCTACCCCGTCCAAGGCCTCTCGGGGACAGGAGGGCGAGGCAGCCCCCAAGTCCCCCAGCGGGGAGAAGTCACCCAAGTTCCGTTTCCCCCGGGTGTCCCTAAGCCCCAAGGCCCGGAGTGGGAGTGGGGACCACGAAGAGGGTGGATTCCGGGTCCGGCTGCCTAGTGTGGGGTTTTCGGAGACAGGGGCTCCGGGCCCTGCCAGGATGGAGGGGGCTCAGGCTGCAGTGGTCTGAAGccgcagggcagagggagagtcccctcccctcctcctgttccCACCTCCTCCTTGTTTTGTGTGTGAGATAACTAGCACTAACCCTCAGAGGGCCGGGAGGTGGGTGACTGTCGGGACAGGGCGGGGGGGCCTCGTGCCCGGCTCATTGGCAGGAGTACCTGTATCTTGCCAAGCCATGTGAATAAAGTAATCCCGAGATAGCCTTGTGTTCTGTATCCTTTGTGTGCAGAGGAGGGGGGGACAGGGCAGCGGGGAGATGACAGGGTACAGGGAAAGAGGTCCCCAAGGAGGGGACTACTGGAGCCTGGCCTCAGGAGAGCCTGTGTTGAGGGAGACATCAGGCCACCCCAGGCTAAGGAGAGGGAAGATCTGCAGTGGGCTGGGCGGGAAGGGTCCTGCCCTAGCCATTTGGAGTTCCCAAGGGCCTCTGAGCTAGACCCGTCTGCTGAGGACTCTGCTTGTTCT from Canis lupus dingo isolate Sandy chromosome 1, ASM325472v2, whole genome shotgun sequence encodes the following:
- the PRX gene encoding periaxin isoform X2, with amino-acid sequence MEARSRSAEELRRAELVEIIVETEAQTGVSGINVAGGGKEGIFVRELREDSPAARSLSLQEGDQLLSARVFFENFKYEDALRLLQCAEPYKVSFCLKRTVPTGDLALRPGTVAGYEIKGPRAKVAKLNIQSLSPVKKKKMVMPGALGAPADLAPVDVEFSFPKFSRLRRGLKAEAAKGPVPAAPTRRRLQLPRLRVREVAEEAQVARLAAAAPPPRKAKVEAEVAAGARFTAPQVELVGPRLPGAEVGVPQVSAPKGLGEVALHLPTLGLGAPAAPAVEPTAVGIQVPQVELPTLPSLPTLPTLPCLETREGAVAVTVPTLDVAAPTVGVDLALPGVEVEARGEAPEVALKMPRLSFPRFGARAKEVAEAKVAKDSPEARAKGPRLRMPTFGLSLLEPRPAAAEAAVESKLKLPTIKMPSFGIGVSAPEVKVPKGPEVKLPKAPEVKLPKVPEAALPDVQLPEVELPKVSEMKLPKVPEMAVPEVRLPEVQLPKVPEMKLPEMKLPKVPEMAVPEVRLPEVQLPKVPEMKLPEVKLPKVPEMAVPDVRLPEVQFPKVPEMKLPEMKLPKVPEMKLPKVPEMAVPEVHLPEVQLPKVPEMKLPEVKLPKMPEMAVPEVRLPEVQLPKVSEMKVPEMKLPEIKLPKVPEMAVPDVHLPEVQLPKVSEMRLPEMQVPKAPEVHLPKVPEVKLPKAPEVQLKGEQAERVEFGIKLPKMTMPKLGRAESPSRGKPGEAGAEVSGKLLTLPCLQPEVGPEARAGVPSLTLPSVELDLPRVLSPEAQVPAAAVGKVERPEGPGGAAGVGEAAFRMPSVEIAPPQLPSGEVEVEGRLEEMEMKVKPSSKFSLPKFGLSGPKVAKAEAEAPGRATKPKVSKFTISLPKARAGTEAEAKGAGEAAGLLPALDLSIPQLGLDAHLPTSKVEVAGADVKVKGPRFALPKFGVRGRDAEAGELAPGVGELEAKGWGWDGKVKMPKLKMPSFGLARGKEAEVQGGRVSPGEKPEPTAGPLKIPEVELVTLGAQEEGRAEGAVAVGGVRLSGPQVSTTRQAGAEGQEGALRMPLGISLPQVELASFGEAGPGATPGQQVKGAAPSAEGTAGYRVQVPQVTLSLPGAQVAGGELLVGEGVFKMPAVTVPQLELDVGLGREAQVGEAATGDGGLRLKMPTLGARAEAGEEGPGEQSPGAERTFHLSLPDVELSPPAVGSHAEYQVAEGDGEAGHKLKVRLPRFGLARAKEGIEEGEKTKSPKLRLPRVGFSQSEAVTGEGSPSPEEDEEEGGGEGASGRRGRVRVRLPRVGLATPSKASRGQEGEAAPKSPSGEKSPKFRFPRVSLSPKARSGSGDHEEGGFRVRLPSVGFSETGAPGPARMEGAQAAVV
- the PRX gene encoding periaxin isoform X3, translated to MEARSRSAEELRRAELVEIIVETEAQTGVSGINVAGGGKEGIFVRELREDSPAARSLSLQEGDQLLSARVFFENFKYEDALRLLQCAEPYKVSFCLKRTVPTGDLALRPGTVAGYEIKGPRAKVAKLNIQSLSPVKKKKMVMPGALGAPADLAPVDVEFSFPKFSRLRRGLKAEAAKGPVPAAPTRRRLQLPRLRVREVAEEAQVARLAAAAPPPRKAKVEAEVAAGARFTAPQVELVGPRLPGAEVGVPQVSAPKGLGEVALHLPTLGLGAPAAPAVEPTAVGIQVPQVELPTLPSLPTLPTLPCLETREGAVAVTVPTLDVAAPTVGVDLALPGVEVEARGEAPEVALKMPRLSFPRFGARAKEVAEAKVAKDSPEARAKGPRLRMPTFGLSLLEPRPAAAEAAVESKLKLPTIKMPSFGIGVSAPEVKVPKGPEVKLPKAPEVKLPKVPEAALPDVQLPEVELPKVSEMKLPKVPEMAVPEVRLPEVQLPKVPEMKLPEMKLPKVPEMAVPEVRLPEVQLPKVPEMKLPEMKLPKVPEMAVPEVRLPEVQLPKVPEMKLPEMKLPKVPEMKLPKVPEMAVPEVHLPEVQLPKVPEMKLPEVKLPKMPEMAVPEVRLPEVQLPKVSEMKVPEMKLPEIKLPKVPEMAVPDVHLPEVQLPKVSEMRLPEMQVPKAPEVHLPKVPEVKLPKAPEVQLKGEQAERVEFGIKLPKMTMPKLGRAESPSRGKPGEAGAEVSGKLLTLPCLQPEVGPEARAGVPSLTLPSVELDLPRVLSPEAQVPAAAVGKVERPEGPGGAAGVGEAAFRMPSVEIAPPQLPSGEVEVEGRLEEMEMKVKPSSKFSLPKFGLSGPKVAKAEAEAPGRATKPKVSKFTISLPKARAGTEAEAKGAGEAAGLLPALDLSIPQLGLDAHLPTSKVEVAGADVKVKGPRFALPKFGVRGRDAEAGELAPGVGELEAKGWGWDGKVKMPKLKMPSFGLARGKEAEVQGGRVSPGEKPEPTAGPLKIPEVELVTLGAQEEGRAEGAVAVGGVRLSGPQVSTTRQAGAEGQEGALRMPLGISLPQVELASFGEAGPGATPGQQVKGAAPSAEGTAGYRVQVPQVTLSLPGAQVAGGELLVGEGVFKMPAVTVPQLELDVGLGREAQVGEAATGDGGLRLKMPTLGARAEAGEEGPGEQSPGAERTFHLSLPDVELSPPAVGSHAEYQVAEGDGEAGHKLKVRLPRFGLARAKEGIEEGEKTKSPKLRLPRVGFSQSEAVTGEGSPSPEEDEEEGGGEGASGRRGRVRVRLPRVGLATPSKASRGQEGEAAPKSPSGEKSPKFRFPRVSLSPKARSGSGDHEEGGFRVRLPSVGFSETGAPGPARMEGAQAAVV
- the PRX gene encoding periaxin isoform X6, yielding MEARSRSAEELRRAELVEIIVETEAQTGVSGINVAGGGKEGIFVRELREDSPAARSLSLQEGDQLLSARVFFENFKYEDALRLLQCAEPYKVSFCLKRTVPTGDLALRPGTVAGYEIKGPRAKVAKLNIQSLSPVKKKKMVMPGALGAPADLAPVDVEFSFPKFSRLRRGLKAEAAKGPVPAAPTRRRLQLPRLRVREVAEEAQVARLAAAAPPPRKAKVEAEVAAGARFTAPQVELVGPRLPGAEVGVPQVSAPKGLGEVALHLPTLGLGAPAAPAVEPTAVGIQVPQVELPTLPSLPTLPTLPCLETREGAVAVTVPTLDVAAPTVGVDLALPGVEVEARGEAPEVALKMPRLSFPRFGARAKEVAEAKVAKDSPEARAKGPRLRMPTFGLSLLEPRPAAAEAAVESKLKLPTIKMPSFGIGVSAPEVKVPKGPEVKLPKAPEVKLPKVPEAALPDVQLPEVELPKVSEMKLPKVPEMAVPEVRLPEVQLPKVPEMKLPEMKLPKVPEMAVPEVRLPEVQLPKVPEMKLPEMKLPKVPEMKLPKVPEMAVPEVHLPEVQLPKVPEMKLPEVKLPKMPEMAVPEVRLPEVQLPKVSEMKVPEMKLPEIKLPKVPEMAVPDVHLPEVQLPKVSEMRLPEMQVPKAPEVHLPKVPEVKLPKAPEVQLKGEQAERVEFGIKLPKMTMPKLGRAESPSRGKPGEAGAEVSGKLLTLPCLQPEVGPEARAGVPSLTLPSVELDLPRVLSPEAQVPAAAVGKVERPEGPGGAAGVGEAAFRMPSVEIAPPQLPSGEVEVEGRLEEMEMKVKPSSKFSLPKFGLSGPKVAKAEAEAPGRATKPKVSKFTISLPKARAGTEAEAKGAGEAAGLLPALDLSIPQLGLDAHLPTSKVEVAGADVKVKGPRFALPKFGVRGRDAEAGELAPGVGELEAKGWGWDGKVKMPKLKMPSFGLARGKEAEVQGGRVSPGEKPEPTAGPLKIPEVELVTLGAQEEGRAEGAVAVGGVRLSGPQVSTTRQAGAEGQEGALRMPLGISLPQVELASFGEAGPGATPGQQVKGAAPSAEGTAGYRVQVPQVTLSLPGAQVAGGELLVGEGVFKMPAVTVPQLELDVGLGREAQVGEAATGDGGLRLKMPTLGARAEAGEEGPGEQSPGAERTFHLSLPDVELSPPAVGSHAEYQVAEGDGEAGHKLKVRLPRFGLARAKEGIEEGEKTKSPKLRLPRVGFSQSEAVTGEGSPSPEEDEEEGGGEGASGRRGRVRVRLPRVGLATPSKASRGQEGEAAPKSPSGEKSPKFRFPRVSLSPKARSGSGDHEEGGFRVRLPSVGFSETGAPGPARMEGAQAAVV
- the PRX gene encoding periaxin isoform X4; this translates as MEARSRSAEELRRAELVEIIVETEAQTGVSGINVAGGGKEGIFVRELREDSPAARSLSLQEGDQLLSARVFFENFKYEDALRLLQCAEPYKVSFCLKRTVPTGDLALRPGTVAGYEIKGPRAKVAKLNIQSLSPVKKKKMVMPGALGAPADLAPVDVEFSFPKFSRLRRGLKAEAAKGPVPAAPTRRRLQLPRLRVREVAEEAQVARLAAAAPPPRKAKVEAEVAAGARFTAPQVELVGPRLPGAEVGVPQVSAPKGLGEVALHLPTLGLGAPAAPAVEPTAVGIQVPQVELPTLPSLPTLPTLPCLETREGAVAVTVPTLDVAAPTVGVDLALPGVEVEARGEAPEVALKMPRLSFPRFGARAKEVAEAKVAKDSPEARAKGPRLRMPTFGLSLLEPRPAAAEAAVESKLKLPTIKMPSFGIGVSAPEVKVPKGPEVKLPKAPEVKLPKVPEAALPDVQLPEVELPKVSEMKLPKVPEMAVPEVRLPEVQLPKVPEMKLPEMKLPKVPEMAVPEVRLPEVQLPKVPEMKLPEVKLPKVPEMAVPDVRLPEVQFPKVPEMKLPEMKLPKVPEMKLPKVPEMAVPEVHLPEVQLPKVPEMKLPEVKLPKMPEMAVPEVRLPEVQLPKVSEMKVPEMKLPEIKLPKVPEMAVPDVHLPEVQLPKVSEMRLPEMQVPKAPEVHLPKVPEVKLPKAPEVQLKGEQAERVEFGIKLPKMTMPKLGRAESPSRGKPGEAGAEVSGKLLTLPCLQPEVGPEARAGVPSLTLPSVELDLPRVLSPEAQVPAAAVGKVERPEGPGGAAGVGEAAFRMPSVEIAPPQLPSGEVEVEGRLEEMEMKVKPSSKFSLPKFGLSGPKVAKAEAEAPGRATKPKVSKFTISLPKARAGTEAEAKGAGEAAGLLPALDLSIPQLGLDAHLPTSKVEVAGADVKVKGPRFALPKFGVRGRDAEAGELAPGVGELEAKGWGWDGKVKMPKLKMPSFGLARGKEAEVQGGRVSPGEKPEPTAGPLKIPEVELVTLGAQEEGRAEGAVAVGGVRLSGPQVSTTRQAGAEGQEGALRMPLGISLPQVELASFGEAGPGATPGQQVKGAAPSAEGTAGYRVQVPQVTLSLPGAQVAGGELLVGEGVFKMPAVTVPQLELDVGLGREAQVGEAATGDGGLRLKMPTLGARAEAGEEGPGEQSPGAERTFHLSLPDVELSPPAVGSHAEYQVAEGDGEAGHKLKVRLPRFGLARAKEGIEEGEKTKSPKLRLPRVGFSQSEAVTGEGSPSPEEDEEEGGGEGASGRRGRVRVRLPRVGLATPSKASRGQEGEAAPKSPSGEKSPKFRFPRVSLSPKARSGSGDHEEGGFRVRLPSVGFSETGAPGPARMEGAQAAVV